A region of the Gemmatimonadota bacterium genome:
AGTCCGATCTACGGTGGATGGGATCCATTGGATGCGAATGCGCTGGCCATTTTTGCCAGGGCAGAGGAGTATGGGTTGCCCATTATGTTCCACCAGGGAGCGACTTTTCCGCGCAGGGCACCGCTGAAGTATGCTAATCCCGTTCTGCTGGAGGAGATCGCGCTTCGATTTCCGGATCTGAAGATGATAATCGCCCATCTGGGACATCCCTGGGAGGCGGAGACGATTGTCCTGATTCGGAAGCAGCCAAACGTGTTTTCGGATATTTCGGGTCTGTTCTACCGGCCCTGGCAGTTTTACAATTCGCTGCGGCTGGCGGTGGAATACGGGGTTGTGGATAAACTGCTTTTTGGAACAGATTATCCTGTGGCTACTTTTGAGGAAACAGTGGAAGGGCTGCACCAGGTGGTCCGGCTTTCCCAGGAGATGCGGTTGCCTCCGCTTCCAGAAGACCTGCCGGATCAGATTCTGTACCGCGATACTCTGGGTCTGCTGGGGCTTTCTGGGCCTGCGAGCCGATGATCGCGTTTCAGCATATTGAAAGGAGATGTTGATGGGAAAGCTGGCATTGACGGGTGGTCCTAAGGCGGTAAGGCTCGACAGAAGGAAATTCGCGGTTCCCCCTGTGAGTGAGGAGGCGATTGCAGCGGTGGTGGAACTGATGCGTAAGGGCGAGACTTCCATTTCACCATCGGTTGCCGAGTTCGAGCGCGAGTTCGCCGATTACGTCGGTTGTGAATACGGGCTGGCGCTTACCAGCGGTACGGCGGCGCTTCAAACGGCCCTGTTTGCGGTGGGGGTGGAGCCAGGCGATGAGGTTATTGTTCCTTCCTTCACATTTCTTACCACAGCGACGACTGTGCCAGCTATGGGAGGAGTCACTGTTTTTGCCGATGTAGATCGCGATACGATGACTTTGGACCCCACCGACATTGAGCGGAAGATTACAGAACGGACCCGTGCGATTGTCGTTTGCCACGTCTGGGGTAATCCTGCGGATATGGAATCGATTTTGAAACTGGCACGCCCGCGGGGGATCGCCGTGATTGAGGACTGTTCGCACGCCCACGGGGCGACCTGGCAGGGAGAGAAAGTCGGTTCTGTAGGCGATGTCGGTTGTTTCAGTTGCCAGGGTTCCAAGCTGGTTGCGGCGGGGGAGGGCGGTGTGCTCACGACAAACGACCGCGACCTGTACGAGCGGGCTATCGTGCTGAGCCGTCCGGAAAAGCGCGCCGAAATTCGAGAGGATTCCTGGATAAAACGCTTTGCCTTCACGGGGTTGGGTTTCAAATACCGTCCCCACCCACTGGGCATTGCAATCGCCCGCGAGCAACTTCATCACCTGGATGAGATGAACGAAATCCGAGACCGCAATGGTGCCGTCCTGGACGCCGGGCTGGCAGATGTGGCAGATGTGGTGCCTCAGCGAGTGCTTCCGGGTTGCCGGCGCGTTTACAATAGCCATTGTATGCGGTATGATCCGGATAGGCTCGGAGGTGTTTCGGTCGAGACTTTCCTGCAGGCGCTCTCAGCAGAAGGTGTGAGTATCGGCCGTATGAGATACGGACATTTGCACGGGAATCCGATTTTTACAGAGGGATTTCCCTATGGTACGAAGGGTGCGACATTGAGCGCACAGGGACATGATGCGTCGGATTTTTCAAATGGTCCGCTTCCGGTGACAGAACATCTCAGAGAGTATGCTTTTCGCGCGGCTCCCCGGCTCGAAACAGAATGTCGAGAACTGATCAACCAGTATCTGGATGCCTACCACAAGGTGGCATCGGCCGTTGATGAACTCCTGACGTACGAGAAAGAGCACAGATCAGAGGCTTAGAAGAGACACGGAGGTGTGTTATGACGTTCAAAGAGATAACAAATTCCGCTCCGGCGTTGACGGACGAGACATTTGAGGTGTTGTTCGAAGCCTGCCGGCCCCAAAAGGAACGGTGGACAGATATCCCCTGGATAGGAGGACTGTGGGAGGGGCGACAGAAGGCGGCGCGCGAGGAGAAGCCACTGTTCATCTGGGCGATGAATGGTCATCCTCTGGGGTGTACGTGAAATAACGGGGTTACGGGCCGTGCGCTCGTTTTTTCAGATCCGCGCGTGATCGAGTTTTTGAATGAACTGTTTATCCCGGTGGCCGTGAACAATACCCGATTGCAGCGGCAAACCGATGATGAGGGCCGATTTTTGCGCCTGATCTCCTGGCAGGGAAGATACGGATATTCTTTTGAGGAAGCGCAGGCCAGGTTGGAGGATATCGATCACGGGCTGAATCATCAGGGTTTATATGCAGTGACGACGGAGGGGGAGGTGTTGGGTAGCCGCAACAGGCTATTTCCGGGTGGCAAGCTTCCTGTACATGGTGTGGGTAGCGATCCAGACCAGTTTTTGTGGATGTTGAGACGGGCGCTGGAGAACTGGGAGAACCGCAAGACCCAGCGCGAGACATTGGAAATCGAAGATCTGGCGTATCGGGATCCTGCATTTAGCTGGACGGGGTATCCTGAAGACGGGCTGGTTTTACACCTGAGCGTTCGGGACCTGCCCCGGGAGGTGGATACGCGGCCTTCGGGAATGAAGCGAGAGGCGCACAATCAAGATTACGTCTGGTTCCGACGGGAAGAGGTGCTGGCTATGGTCCCGCCAGATGCGGCTGTGGGCGATGTTATTCCCGTGCCCGAGGGGCTGGTCAGACGGCTGGTGCGTTATCATCTGGCGGATTATGTTCGAGGGGAAACGTCTTCGTGGCCATCTGAGGCGATCCGGGATGCGGCTGTAAAGTTGACCATGACTGAAAAGACGCCGGAATGGGTTGATTTAAGGCTTTCCGGATCCGCGCAGTTGTTCTCGGAGGGGAGTTGGTACGAGGGCGCATGTCGAGAACGGGGGCTGGATGCATCGCTGCTGGGATATCTCCGTTTTGATCGGCAGACGGAACGTTTTGTGCGGTTTGATGTGGTGGCAGTGGGATCGCGATGGGGTGGTACGGACTACAACGTACGGCAGGACGATTTGGAGCCTGCGCCGATCGGGATTGCGATGACGATTGCCGGGCGGGAGGCGAGGGATCGCATAGCACCGCATGCGTGCCAGAGGCGGGGTGGCCTGGAGTGGTATTTTAATGCGTAAAGGCGTGCATTTTGGGCAAGCACCCTATTTTAACGTGACCTGGGGATCGTCCTCATACGCAGAATCTATTTGAACCAGGCGCTCTAAAGTCAGAGCGAACAGGGCGAACAAAGACTTCAGTAACTCTGTCTTTTTGATAACACCGACGCATTCAAAATGCAATTCATCAACGCCTTCGGGAAAATCAGCGCCAAACCAGCCTTCATCGTCTTTGATCTTGAAATGGATATTCGGCTGTTTTGCACATAGTTTCCGTATCCTCGCATCGGCGAGTAACAATTTTATTTTCTCTGGATTATTGCCTTTGATTTCAAACTGTCCGTCAAAAAATGAATCGCCTATTTCTATGTCCCGCCTACCGAAGAATTTTCCAATTGAACTGAAGAATCCTTCGCGCGAGATCTCGAAATAGAGACCATCTTTGTTTATAAATGGCGCGCGCATCCGAGTATAAGTGTATGTCGTTGATACTTGTCCAGTAGAGGTTGAAGTTGTATAAGTATCGAGCAGGATTTGCCACTCACCGTGTTTGTAAGTGAGCACGTCCGTGCCCCAGAATCCACCCTTAATAAACTCACCGCCTATATCTGTAGCAATCTGCGTCCAGATTTCGTCCTTGGATGGACCGAAAGCAGATCTGAGCATACCCATCTTTTCCTCCATGGTTTTGACGCTTGATAATCCTCATAAATCGCGTTCTACTTCAATTCTTTCTCTATCCTCTATCCAGTCCATCCAATTTGCAAGCTGTGAAAGGTATCTTGATACCCTCTCGTTTGAAGAGTGTGTCAGGTGGATATACAATTCCTGGGTTTCATCGAGAAAGCCGGTCCACTGTGGATATGACGCCTTTAGCACCGGTATTGTGTCAACGTCTTTTTAGATTACAAATATATGCAAATCAAGTTTTCAATAGGGATGGGGGAACGCCCGACCAGAGATACATGTCTAATGATACAGGACCGAGGGGATTAACTGACCCACCAGATAGGTGAAAGATGACCAGGTACACGCATAAATCGCCTGCTTCTATTGATCGAAGGGATTTTATTCACCTGGCTGGTCTTGGCGCAATGGGCGCGCTTGTTCTGGGGCTGGATGTTCCTGTTGGCGCGCAAAAACAACCCAATTTTATTTTTATGGTTTCTGACGATCAGGGGTGGGATGGGCTTTCGGTGCAGATGCACGATGCGATTGCCGGTTCAAAGAGCGACTTTTATCAGACCTTCAATCTCGAGAGATTGGCACAGCGGGGCATGCGCTTTTCGGCTGCTTATGCACCTTCGCCCGTTTGTTCGCCAACGCGATGCAGCCTTCAAACGGGCAAGAGTCCGGCACAGAACCACTGGACAAAGGCGTCCCCTATTCTGACCGCCAGAGATGGTCGTAAACTCATCCCACCAATGCATGGCAGAAATCTTTCCAATGATGAGATAACGATTGCAGAAATGTTGAAACAGGCCGGTTATACCACAGCACATTATGGCAAATGGCATCTCGGTGGCGGTGGACCAGGACGTCACGGGTATGACGTACACGATGGGAATACGGGTAACAGGGATGCGGCTCGTCATGTCGATCCCAATCCGGTGGATATTTTTGGCATGTCGCGGCGTGCCAATGCGTTTATGGAAGAGAATACAGAAGCTGGCAAGCCGTTCTTTATTCAGTTGTCTTACTATGCCCTGCACTATCCCCGGAATGCGCTGGAGAGTACGCGGCAGGCATACGAAAATCGACCGAGGGGGCGCGTCCATCGAAATGTCAACCGTGCGGCGATTACTGAAGACCTGGATACGGGGGTGGGTATGATCATGGACCAAGTTGAGAAACTCGGCATTGGTGATCACACGTATCTGATTTACATGTCGGATAATGGGGCTGTTGGAGGCGGTTTGGGTGTGTTGCGCGGATCGAAGGGATCACTGTGGGAGGGTGGTATTCGCGTGCCGTTGATTATCCAGGGACCTGGTATAGAGCCAAATACAGTTTGTCACGAACGCGTGGTCGGTGTTGATCTGTTTCCCACGCTTTGCGAACTGGGCGGTGTAAGTCAGCCGTTGCCATCGGGTATTGAGGGGGGTAGCATTACATCGTTATTATCTGGCGGGTCGGGTGCGGTTGCGAGACCTCGTGAGGAATTGGTCTTTCATTTTCCGCATTATCAAAGTGAGGATGATGGACCGCATTCGGCAATCATGTTGGGGGATTACAAGCTGATCAAGTTTTACGAGACCGATGACGTGCGGTTGTATGATTTGGCCAATGATATTGGTGAGCAGAATGATTTGTCCAAAGATATGGGAGAAGAAGCGATGCGCCTGCGCGAACGGCTCGAACAGTATCTGGAGTCCGTTGACGCTCAGATGCCAGTGCCCAATCCCAATTATACGACAGGCAAGTCAAGCGATTTTAA
Encoded here:
- a CDS encoding amidohydrolase family protein, producing the protein MSKKGYRVDCHTHLWRYPGELTDELARETFIMRNQEVDLDITPDMHTAAVAEVDCAIVFGLRAPLTGFFTVNDTVADYVRAHPEKLIGFAAICPTEDNALEEVERAVKELGLRGLKMSPIYGGWDPLDANALAIFARAEEYGLPIMFHQGATFPRRAPLKYANPVLLEEIALRFPDLKMIIAHLGHPWEAETIVLIRKQPNVFSDISGLFYRPWQFYNSLRLAVEYGVVDKLLFGTDYPVATFEETVEGLHQVVRLSQEMRLPPLPEDLPDQILYRDTLGLLGLSGPASR
- a CDS encoding DegT/DnrJ/EryC1/StrS family aminotransferase; the encoded protein is MGKLALTGGPKAVRLDRRKFAVPPVSEEAIAAVVELMRKGETSISPSVAEFEREFADYVGCEYGLALTSGTAALQTALFAVGVEPGDEVIVPSFTFLTTATTVPAMGGVTVFADVDRDTMTLDPTDIERKITERTRAIVVCHVWGNPADMESILKLARPRGIAVIEDCSHAHGATWQGEKVGSVGDVGCFSCQGSKLVAAGEGGVLTTNDRDLYERAIVLSRPEKRAEIREDSWIKRFAFTGLGFKYRPHPLGIAIAREQLHHLDEMNEIRDRNGAVLDAGLADVADVVPQRVLPGCRRVYNSHCMRYDPDRLGGVSVETFLQALSAEGVSIGRMRYGHLHGNPIFTEGFPYGTKGATLSAQGHDASDFSNGPLPVTEHLREYAFRAAPRLETECRELINQYLDAYHKVASAVDELLTYEKEHRSEA
- a CDS encoding DUF3137 domain-containing protein, translating into MGMLRSAFGPSKDEIWTQIATDIGGEFIKGGFWGTDVLTYKHGEWQILLDTYTTSTSTGQVSTTYTYTRMRAPFINKDGLYFEISREGFFSSIGKFFGRRDIEIGDSFFDGQFEIKGNNPEKIKLLLADARIRKLCAKQPNIHFKIKDDEGWFGADFPEGVDELHFECVGVIKKTELLKSLFALFALTLERLVQIDSAYEDDPQVTLK
- a CDS encoding sulfatase-like hydrolase/transferase: MTRYTHKSPASIDRRDFIHLAGLGAMGALVLGLDVPVGAQKQPNFIFMVSDDQGWDGLSVQMHDAIAGSKSDFYQTFNLERLAQRGMRFSAAYAPSPVCSPTRCSLQTGKSPAQNHWTKASPILTARDGRKLIPPMHGRNLSNDEITIAEMLKQAGYTTAHYGKWHLGGGGPGRHGYDVHDGNTGNRDAARHVDPNPVDIFGMSRRANAFMEENTEAGKPFFIQLSYYALHYPRNALESTRQAYENRPRGRVHRNVNRAAITEDLDTGVGMIMDQVEKLGIGDHTYLIYMSDNGAVGGGLGVLRGSKGSLWEGGIRVPLIIQGPGIEPNTVCHERVVGVDLFPTLCELGGVSQPLPSGIEGGSITSLLSGGSGAVARPREELVFHFPHYQSEDDGPHSAIMLGDYKLIKFYETDDVRLYDLANDIGEQNDLSKDMGEEAMRLRERLEQYLESVDAQMPVPNPNYTTGKSSDFNGDGQIDFQDFLEFARAYGSEETRFDLDNSGRVDFADFLRFIQDFGSAGN